From the genome of Nicotiana sylvestris chromosome 2, ASM39365v2, whole genome shotgun sequence, one region includes:
- the LOC104216839 gene encoding DNA-directed RNA polymerase II subunit RPB2 isoform X1 → MDMEEEYEQQYNNDDDEEEITQEDAWAVISAYFEEKGLVRQQLDSFDEFIQNTMQEIVDESADIEIRPESQHNPGHQSDFAETIYKINFGQIYLSKPMMTESDGETATLFPKAARLRNLTYSAPLYVDVTKRVIKKGHDGEEVTETQDFTKVFIGKVPIMLRSSYCTLYQNSEKDLTELGECPLDQGGYFIINGSEKVLIAQEKMSTNHVYVFKKRQPNKYAFVAEVRSMAESQNRPPSTMFVRMLSRTSAKGGSSGQYIRATLPYIRTEIPIIIVFRALGFVADKDILEHICYDFNDTQMMELLRPSLEEAFVIQNQQVALDYIGKRGATVGVTREKRIKYAKEILQKEMLPHVGIGEYCETKKAYYFGYIIHRLLLCALGRRAEDDRDHYGNKRLDLAGPLLGGLFRMLFRKLTRDVRAYVQKCVDNGKDVNLQFAIKAKTITSGLKYSLATGNWGQANAAGTRAGVSQVLNRLTYASTLSHLRRLNSPIGREGKLAKPRQLHNSQWGMMCPAETPEGQACGLVKNLALMVYITVGSAAYPILEFLEEWGTENFEEISPAVIPQATKIFVNGTWVGIHRDPDMLVRTLRRLRRRVDVNTEVGVVRDIRLKELRIYTDYGRCSRPLFIVEKQRLLIKKKDIQTLQQRESPEEGGWHDLVAKGYIEYIDTEEEETTMISMTINDLVQARLNPEEAYSDTYTHCEIHPSLILGVCASIIPFPDHNQSPRNTYQSAMGKQAMGIYVTNYQFRMDTLAYVLYYPQKPLVTTRAMEHLHFRQLPAGINAIVAISCYSGYNQEDSVIMNQSSIDRGFFRSLFFRSYRDEEKKMGTLVKEDFGRPDRASTMGMRHGSYDKLDDDGLAPPGTRVSGEDVIIGKTTPISQDDAQGQASRYTRKDHSTSLRHSETGMVDQVLLTTNADGLRFVKVRVRSVRIPQIGDKFSSRHGQKGTVGMTYTQEDMPWTVEGITPDIIVNPHAIPSRMTIGQLIECIMGKVAAHMGKEGDATPFTDVTVDNISKALHKCGYQMRGFETMYNGHTGRRLSAMIFLGPTYYQRLKHMVDDKIHSRGRGPVQILTRQPAEGRSRDGGLRFGEMERDCMIAHGAAHFLKERLFDQSDAYRVHVCERCGLIAIANLKKSSFECRGCKNKTDIVQVHIPYACKLLFQELMAMAIAPRMLTKDVKQAKDQKKKGA, encoded by the exons ATGGATATGGAAGAAGAGTACGAACAACAATACaataatgatgatgatgaagaggaaataacccaagaggATGCTTGGGCTGTCATCAGTGCTTACTTCGAAGAGAAGGGGCTTGTCCGACAGCAACTGGATTCGTTTGATGAGTTTATTCAGAACACTATGCAAGAAATTGtggatgaatctgctgatattgAGATCCGACCCGAATCCCAGCATAACCCTGGTCACCAATCTGACTTTGCTGAG ACAATCTACAAAATCAACTTTGGTCAGATTTATTTGAGTAAGCCAATGATGACAGAGTCAGATGGCGAAACTGCTACCTTGTTTCCAAAAGCTGCAAGGTTGAGGAATTTGACATACTCTGCGCCCTTGTATGTGGATGTTACAAAGAGAGTCATCAAGAAAGGGCATGATGGTGAAGAAGTTACTGAAACTCAGGACTTCACAAAAGTCTTCATTGGAAAG GTTCCTATAATGCTTCGGTCAAGTTACTGCACATTATATCAAAATTCAGAGAAAGATCTAACAGAGCTTGGAGAATGTCCATTAGATCAAGGTGGATACTTCATTATCAATGGAAGTGAAAAGGTCCTAATTGCTCAGGAGAAGATGAGCACCAACCATGTGTATGTATTTAAGAAGAGGCAACCTAACAAGTATGCCTTCGTTGCGGAAGTCAGGTCAATGGCAGAATCTCAAAACCGCCCGCCGAGTACTATGTTTGTGCGGATGCTCTCAAGAACTAGTGCAAAAGGG GGTTCCTCAGGCCAGTACATTCGGGCGACACTTCCATATATCCGGACAGAGATTCCTATCATTATCGTGTTTCGAGCTCTAGGTTTTGTGGCTGATAAGGATATATTGGAGCATATTTGTTATGATTTCAATGATACTCAAATGATGGAGTTGTTACGTCCGTCGTTGGAAGAAGCTTTTGTTATACAAAACCAACAG GTTGCTCTTGACTACATCGGGAAGAGAGGGGCTACAGTTGGTGTTACAAGGGAAAAGAGGATAAA GTATGCCAAAGAGATTCTTCAGAAAGAAATGCTTCCTCATGTTGGGATTGGAGAGTATTGTGAAACAAAGAAAGcgtattattttgg GTATATCATCCACCGGCTTCTGTTATGTGCGCTTGGCCGAAGGGCTGAGGATGATAGGGATCACTATGGAAATAAGAGACTGGATCTTGCTGGTCCTTTGCTTGGTGGCCTGTTTCGAATG CTCTTTAGAAAGTTGACAAGGGATGTTAGAGCCTATGTTCAGAAG TGTGTTGACAATGGAAAAGATGTAAACCTTCAATTTGCAATCAAAGCTAAAACCATTACCAGTGGGCTGAAATACTCTCTTGCTACTGGAAACTGGGGGCAAGCTAATGCAGCGGGTACAAGAGCTGGTGTTTCACAG GTGTTGAATCGTCTGACTTATGCTTCTACTTTGTCTCACTTGCGAAGGTTGAATTCCCCAATAGGACGAGAAG GGAAACTGGCCAAACCAAGGCAATTGCATAATTCACAGTGGGGAATGATGTGTCCTGCAGAAACACCAGAGGGTCAA GCATGTGGGCTGGTGAAGAATCTAGCCTTGATGGTTTATATAACAGTTGGTTCAGCGGCATATCCAATTCTGGAGTTTCTGGAAGAGTGGGGTACTGAGAACTTTGAG GAAATTTCTCCTGCCGTAATTCCACAGGCTACAAAGATATTTGTCAATGGTACCTGGGTGGGAATTCATCGCGATCCTGACATGTTGGTGAGAACACTGAGACGACTTAGGAGAAGG GTTGACGTCAATACTGAAGTCGGGGTGGTTCGTGATATCCGTTTGAAAGAACTTCGAATTTATACAGACTATGGGAGGTGCAGTCGTCCATTATTTATTGTGGAAAAGCAAAGGCTGCTGATCAAGAAGAAGGATATTCAAACATTGCAACAACGG GAATCACCTGAAGAGGGTGGCTGGCACGATCTGGTGGCTAAGGGATACATCGAGTACATtgacactgaagaagaagaaacaacgaTGATAAGCATGACTATAAAC GATCTTGTGCAAGCACGCCTTAATCCTGAGGAAGCATATTCTGATACCTATACCCACTGTGAGATTCACCCGTCACTAATATTGGGTGTTTGTGCATCAATTATTCCGTTTCCTGATCATAATCAG TCTCCCCGTAATACTTATCAGTCAGCTATGGGTAAGCAAGCCATGGGGATTTATGTCACCAACTACCAATTTCGGATG GACACATTGGCCTATGTGCTTTATTATCCTCAGAAGCCTCTTGTCACAACACGAGCCATGGAACACTTGCATTTCAGGCAACTACCTGCAGGCATCAATGCAATTGTTGCCATTTCCTGCTACTCTGGATACAATCAAGAGGATTCTGTCATTATGAATCAGTCATCGATTGATCGTGGATTTTTCCGATCACTATTTTTCCGTTCATACAGGGATGAGGAAAAGAAGATGGGGACATTGGTCAAGGAGGACTTTGGACGTCCTGATAGAGCTTCTACTATGGGTATGCGGCATGGTTCTTATGATAAGTTGGATGATGATGGTCTTGCCCCTCCGGGAACTAGAGTTTCTGGTGAGGATGTAATCATTGGGAAGACAACTCCCATTTCTCAAGATGATGCACAAGGGCAAGCCTCTCGCTATACAAGGAAAGATCACAGTACCAGTCTCCGCCATAGTGAAACTGGAATGGTAGATCAGGTTCTATTAACAACAAATGCTGACGGGCTCAGATTTGTTAAAGTGAGGGTTAGATCAGTCCGCATTCCTCAAATTGGGGATAAGTTTAGCAGTAGGCATGGTCAGAAGGGAACAGTTGGCATGACGTATACACAAGAAGATATGCCATGGACTGTGGAAGGCATTACTCCTGATATCATTGTGAATCCTCATGCTATTCCTTCTCGAATGACTATCGGTCAGCTGATTGAGTGTATTATGGGAAAGGTTGCCGCACACATGGGAAAAGAGGGTGATGCCACTCCCTTTACAGATGTTACTGTGGATAACATCAGCAAAGCTTTGCATAAATGTGGATACCAGATGCGTGGTTTTGAGACCATGTATAATGGTCACACTGGGCGGCGGCTTAGTGCGATGATATTCCTTGGTCCCACGTACTACCAGCGACTGAAGCACATGGTTGATGACAAGATTCATTCTAGAGGCAGAGGCCCTGTGCAAATCCTCACAAGGCAGCCTGCGGAAGGTCGGTCACGTGATGGTGGTCTTCGATTCGGAgagatggagcgagattgtatgaTTGCTCACGGTGCTGCTCATTTTCTCAAAGAGCGGTTATTTGACCAAAGTGATGCATATAGAGTTCATGTTTGTGAGCGATGTGGGCTGATTGCTATTGCAAACCTCAAGAAGAGTTCTTTTGAATGCAGAGGTTGCAAGAACAAGACTGATATTGTCCAG GTCCACATTCCATATGCATGCAAGTTGCTTTTCCAGGAGCTAATGGCTATGGCTATAGCTCCAAGAATGCTTACAAAGGATGTCAAACAAGCCAAAgatcaaaagaaaaaaggagCTTGA
- the LOC104216839 gene encoding DNA-directed RNA polymerase II subunit RPB2 isoform X2, producing the protein MMTESDGETATLFPKAARLRNLTYSAPLYVDVTKRVIKKGHDGEEVTETQDFTKVFIGKVPIMLRSSYCTLYQNSEKDLTELGECPLDQGGYFIINGSEKVLIAQEKMSTNHVYVFKKRQPNKYAFVAEVRSMAESQNRPPSTMFVRMLSRTSAKGGSSGQYIRATLPYIRTEIPIIIVFRALGFVADKDILEHICYDFNDTQMMELLRPSLEEAFVIQNQQVALDYIGKRGATVGVTREKRIKYAKEILQKEMLPHVGIGEYCETKKAYYFGYIIHRLLLCALGRRAEDDRDHYGNKRLDLAGPLLGGLFRMLFRKLTRDVRAYVQKCVDNGKDVNLQFAIKAKTITSGLKYSLATGNWGQANAAGTRAGVSQVLNRLTYASTLSHLRRLNSPIGREGKLAKPRQLHNSQWGMMCPAETPEGQACGLVKNLALMVYITVGSAAYPILEFLEEWGTENFEEISPAVIPQATKIFVNGTWVGIHRDPDMLVRTLRRLRRRVDVNTEVGVVRDIRLKELRIYTDYGRCSRPLFIVEKQRLLIKKKDIQTLQQRESPEEGGWHDLVAKGYIEYIDTEEEETTMISMTINDLVQARLNPEEAYSDTYTHCEIHPSLILGVCASIIPFPDHNQSPRNTYQSAMGKQAMGIYVTNYQFRMDTLAYVLYYPQKPLVTTRAMEHLHFRQLPAGINAIVAISCYSGYNQEDSVIMNQSSIDRGFFRSLFFRSYRDEEKKMGTLVKEDFGRPDRASTMGMRHGSYDKLDDDGLAPPGTRVSGEDVIIGKTTPISQDDAQGQASRYTRKDHSTSLRHSETGMVDQVLLTTNADGLRFVKVRVRSVRIPQIGDKFSSRHGQKGTVGMTYTQEDMPWTVEGITPDIIVNPHAIPSRMTIGQLIECIMGKVAAHMGKEGDATPFTDVTVDNISKALHKCGYQMRGFETMYNGHTGRRLSAMIFLGPTYYQRLKHMVDDKIHSRGRGPVQILTRQPAEGRSRDGGLRFGEMERDCMIAHGAAHFLKERLFDQSDAYRVHVCERCGLIAIANLKKSSFECRGCKNKTDIVQVHIPYACKLLFQELMAMAIAPRMLTKDVKQAKDQKKKGA; encoded by the exons ATGATGACAGAGTCAGATGGCGAAACTGCTACCTTGTTTCCAAAAGCTGCAAGGTTGAGGAATTTGACATACTCTGCGCCCTTGTATGTGGATGTTACAAAGAGAGTCATCAAGAAAGGGCATGATGGTGAAGAAGTTACTGAAACTCAGGACTTCACAAAAGTCTTCATTGGAAAG GTTCCTATAATGCTTCGGTCAAGTTACTGCACATTATATCAAAATTCAGAGAAAGATCTAACAGAGCTTGGAGAATGTCCATTAGATCAAGGTGGATACTTCATTATCAATGGAAGTGAAAAGGTCCTAATTGCTCAGGAGAAGATGAGCACCAACCATGTGTATGTATTTAAGAAGAGGCAACCTAACAAGTATGCCTTCGTTGCGGAAGTCAGGTCAATGGCAGAATCTCAAAACCGCCCGCCGAGTACTATGTTTGTGCGGATGCTCTCAAGAACTAGTGCAAAAGGG GGTTCCTCAGGCCAGTACATTCGGGCGACACTTCCATATATCCGGACAGAGATTCCTATCATTATCGTGTTTCGAGCTCTAGGTTTTGTGGCTGATAAGGATATATTGGAGCATATTTGTTATGATTTCAATGATACTCAAATGATGGAGTTGTTACGTCCGTCGTTGGAAGAAGCTTTTGTTATACAAAACCAACAG GTTGCTCTTGACTACATCGGGAAGAGAGGGGCTACAGTTGGTGTTACAAGGGAAAAGAGGATAAA GTATGCCAAAGAGATTCTTCAGAAAGAAATGCTTCCTCATGTTGGGATTGGAGAGTATTGTGAAACAAAGAAAGcgtattattttgg GTATATCATCCACCGGCTTCTGTTATGTGCGCTTGGCCGAAGGGCTGAGGATGATAGGGATCACTATGGAAATAAGAGACTGGATCTTGCTGGTCCTTTGCTTGGTGGCCTGTTTCGAATG CTCTTTAGAAAGTTGACAAGGGATGTTAGAGCCTATGTTCAGAAG TGTGTTGACAATGGAAAAGATGTAAACCTTCAATTTGCAATCAAAGCTAAAACCATTACCAGTGGGCTGAAATACTCTCTTGCTACTGGAAACTGGGGGCAAGCTAATGCAGCGGGTACAAGAGCTGGTGTTTCACAG GTGTTGAATCGTCTGACTTATGCTTCTACTTTGTCTCACTTGCGAAGGTTGAATTCCCCAATAGGACGAGAAG GGAAACTGGCCAAACCAAGGCAATTGCATAATTCACAGTGGGGAATGATGTGTCCTGCAGAAACACCAGAGGGTCAA GCATGTGGGCTGGTGAAGAATCTAGCCTTGATGGTTTATATAACAGTTGGTTCAGCGGCATATCCAATTCTGGAGTTTCTGGAAGAGTGGGGTACTGAGAACTTTGAG GAAATTTCTCCTGCCGTAATTCCACAGGCTACAAAGATATTTGTCAATGGTACCTGGGTGGGAATTCATCGCGATCCTGACATGTTGGTGAGAACACTGAGACGACTTAGGAGAAGG GTTGACGTCAATACTGAAGTCGGGGTGGTTCGTGATATCCGTTTGAAAGAACTTCGAATTTATACAGACTATGGGAGGTGCAGTCGTCCATTATTTATTGTGGAAAAGCAAAGGCTGCTGATCAAGAAGAAGGATATTCAAACATTGCAACAACGG GAATCACCTGAAGAGGGTGGCTGGCACGATCTGGTGGCTAAGGGATACATCGAGTACATtgacactgaagaagaagaaacaacgaTGATAAGCATGACTATAAAC GATCTTGTGCAAGCACGCCTTAATCCTGAGGAAGCATATTCTGATACCTATACCCACTGTGAGATTCACCCGTCACTAATATTGGGTGTTTGTGCATCAATTATTCCGTTTCCTGATCATAATCAG TCTCCCCGTAATACTTATCAGTCAGCTATGGGTAAGCAAGCCATGGGGATTTATGTCACCAACTACCAATTTCGGATG GACACATTGGCCTATGTGCTTTATTATCCTCAGAAGCCTCTTGTCACAACACGAGCCATGGAACACTTGCATTTCAGGCAACTACCTGCAGGCATCAATGCAATTGTTGCCATTTCCTGCTACTCTGGATACAATCAAGAGGATTCTGTCATTATGAATCAGTCATCGATTGATCGTGGATTTTTCCGATCACTATTTTTCCGTTCATACAGGGATGAGGAAAAGAAGATGGGGACATTGGTCAAGGAGGACTTTGGACGTCCTGATAGAGCTTCTACTATGGGTATGCGGCATGGTTCTTATGATAAGTTGGATGATGATGGTCTTGCCCCTCCGGGAACTAGAGTTTCTGGTGAGGATGTAATCATTGGGAAGACAACTCCCATTTCTCAAGATGATGCACAAGGGCAAGCCTCTCGCTATACAAGGAAAGATCACAGTACCAGTCTCCGCCATAGTGAAACTGGAATGGTAGATCAGGTTCTATTAACAACAAATGCTGACGGGCTCAGATTTGTTAAAGTGAGGGTTAGATCAGTCCGCATTCCTCAAATTGGGGATAAGTTTAGCAGTAGGCATGGTCAGAAGGGAACAGTTGGCATGACGTATACACAAGAAGATATGCCATGGACTGTGGAAGGCATTACTCCTGATATCATTGTGAATCCTCATGCTATTCCTTCTCGAATGACTATCGGTCAGCTGATTGAGTGTATTATGGGAAAGGTTGCCGCACACATGGGAAAAGAGGGTGATGCCACTCCCTTTACAGATGTTACTGTGGATAACATCAGCAAAGCTTTGCATAAATGTGGATACCAGATGCGTGGTTTTGAGACCATGTATAATGGTCACACTGGGCGGCGGCTTAGTGCGATGATATTCCTTGGTCCCACGTACTACCAGCGACTGAAGCACATGGTTGATGACAAGATTCATTCTAGAGGCAGAGGCCCTGTGCAAATCCTCACAAGGCAGCCTGCGGAAGGTCGGTCACGTGATGGTGGTCTTCGATTCGGAgagatggagcgagattgtatgaTTGCTCACGGTGCTGCTCATTTTCTCAAAGAGCGGTTATTTGACCAAAGTGATGCATATAGAGTTCATGTTTGTGAGCGATGTGGGCTGATTGCTATTGCAAACCTCAAGAAGAGTTCTTTTGAATGCAGAGGTTGCAAGAACAAGACTGATATTGTCCAG GTCCACATTCCATATGCATGCAAGTTGCTTTTCCAGGAGCTAATGGCTATGGCTATAGCTCCAAGAATGCTTACAAAGGATGTCAAACAAGCCAAAgatcaaaagaaaaaaggagCTTGA